Below is a genomic region from Streptomyces sp. RPA4-2.
GGCGACACCGGCGGTCCTCACCGCGAAAGAGGGCGAGATCGCGCGACTCGCTCAGGGCGGCTTCACGAACCCGGAGATCGCCGCCCGACTGTTTCTCAGCCCCCACACGGTCGAATGGCACTTGCGCAAGGTCTTCGCGAAGCTGGGGATCTCCTCCCGCAAAGAAATCGACTCGATGCAACTCGAAGGCGTGGTGACCACGCCCTGACCCGCTCGAGTCACGGGCGGGCCGGGCACCGGGGGGAGCGCCTAAGGGCTGTCCCGTAATCCCCGGTGGATCAGCGCGCGGCGTCAGATGCGGTGCATCGCAAGGCGGAGGGTCGTCCTCATACTGGGCGTATTCGGGTGATCCGACAACGCGGCGAGGTGCCGTAGCTGTCGTCGTGCGCCCGCCGGGGATTACGGGACAGCCCTTAGGCGCCGGACTCATCCGGTTCCGCCAGCAACGTGGGTACGGTGACGATCGTGACCTCCCTGGTCAACAGGCGGTGCACGGGACAGCGCCCGGCGGCTGCCAGCAGCTGCTCCCGCTGATCCGGTTCCAGCTCACCGGTCAGCCCGACGTTCTTGACGATGTGTCCTTGGTCCCCGAACCGCACGGCCACGTCGATCCGTTCGAGCGGCCACTGGTGCCGGTCCGCGAAGGCCCGCAAGGCCATGGAGGTGCAGGTCCCCAGTGCGGCCAGCAGCAGCTCTCCCGGGGTGGGACCCGCATCGGTGCCGATGGGTTCGGGTTCGTCGGCCGTAAGCGTGTGCGTGCCGATCGCGATCGAGCGGGTGAGCCGTCTGCCTTCGGCGATGGACACGATGCGCGTGGTCATGGGTCTTCCTCTCGGCCAAGGGGGGACCGTGATGTCGCTCATCCCTCCTCTGCAGAGACCGAGCGGCGTACGCGCGTGTGACAGTTCGGCCCGGGAAAGCGCGGCCGTCCGGGCCTTGTCACAGTCGGAGCGGCTGTCCTGTCTATAGCACGGAGCCGGAAACCACGTCGGTAGAGGAGCATCACATGCAGGTGGCCGTGGCCGGAGGAACCGGTCTGGTGGGGAAGTACGTCGTCGCGGAACTGCAGGCCGCAGGACATCGGCCCGTGACCCTCGCCCGTTCACACGGCGTGGACCTGACCACCGGCGTCGGTCTGGCGGAGAGGCTGTCCGGCATCCATGCGGTGATCGATGTGACGAACACCGTCACGACGAGGAAGAAACCCGCCGTCGACTTCTTCCGCCGGACCACCGGCCACCTGCTCTCCGCCGCCCGGTCGAACGGGATCGAGCATCTGGTCGCCCTGTCGATCGTCGGCAGTGACGAGGTCGACTTCGGCTACTACCTCGGCAAGCGCGCACAAGAGGAACTGGTCCGCGACGGTGGTGTGCCGTGGACGGTGCTGCGCGCCACCCAGTTCTTCGAGTTCCCCCAGCAGTTGCTGGACAACCGGTCGCCCGTGGTCATGATGCCGAGAATGCTCACCCAACCCGTCGCAGCCCAGGACGTCGCCGAGAAGCTCGTCGACCACGTGCTACAGGGCCCGTCGGGAATGGCGCAGGAGATCGCGGGGCCCGACCGGCTGGACATGGTGGACATGGCGCGTCGTGTCGTGCGCTCCCAGGGCCGGCGCCGACTCGTCGTGCCGGTGA
It encodes:
- a CDS encoding OsmC family protein, whose product is MTTRIVSIAEGRRLTRSIAIGTHTLTADEPEPIGTDAGPTPGELLLAALGTCTSMALRAFADRHQWPLERIDVAVRFGDQGHIVKNVGLTGELEPDQREQLLAAAGRCPVHRLLTREVTIVTVPTLLAEPDESGA
- a CDS encoding SDR family oxidoreductase, whose amino-acid sequence is MQVAVAGGTGLVGKYVVAELQAAGHRPVTLARSHGVDLTTGVGLAERLSGIHAVIDVTNTVTTRKKPAVDFFRRTTGHLLSAARSNGIEHLVALSIVGSDEVDFGYYLGKRAQEELVRDGGVPWTVLRATQFFEFPQQLLDNRSPVVMMPRMLTQPVAAQDVAEKLVDHVLQGPSGMAQEIAGPDRLDMVDMARRVVRSQGRRRLVVPVTLPGRVGRAMTTGGLLPRGQYVQGRRTFDDHLASLRPTSTSR